The DNA sequence CTTTGATGGTACGGTAAGCGTTCTTACGGTGGTCCCAGAGCGTATTGTCCAGGTCAAAAAAAATGTGCTGAATTTTCATACAGCACAAAATTAATACTTTTAATTCTTGGAAATCGAATAATTTTTATCTTTGATCTTAACTATTCCCAGATTTTTTGAAAAGCTGAGTAGAAAATCAACGGTTTGTTTTTTTGGTTTCAAAGTTTTCACTTTTAAGGAATCATTTTTTTTCATAGGCGAAACATGTTTATCCTTAAAACGGGAATTTTTAATAATTATTATCTTGTCAGTATAATATTATTCTCTTCCATGATTTTTCTCAAATTGATTAAAGCATATCTTACACGTCCTAACGTAGTATTAATGCTCATATCTGTATGGTCAGCAATCTCTTTAAAACTTAATCCGTCAAAAAATCGTAGTTTAATAACCTCTTGCTGGTTCTGTGGTAAATATTGCAGCATTCGCAATAAATCTTCCTGAATCTGATTAGTTACTAATTGATCTTCAATATTTTCAGAAGGTTCTCTGATGAGATCAAAAATAGAATACTCATCAGTCTCAAAAGTAGTTTCTGAAACCTTGATATTCTTTGATTTTAATCTAAAATGATCGATAATTAGGTTATACGCAATCCTTTTTGCCCAAAGAATGAATTTTCCTTCTTCGTTATAACGTCCTTCTTTCAACATCACAATAATTTTCATGAATGTATCCTGGAAAACATCATTGGCTAGGTCTTCATCATTAATTTTGTAAAAAATGAATGTAAACAGTTCTCTCTGATGACGATGAATAAGAGTTGATAAAGCTCCTTCGTCTCCTTTTTGGTAAAGGGAAATTAATACGCAATCCGATTTTGATTTCATGACTTTCTTCTCAATATATATTTTTTGCCGACAGTTTTTCTTCCAGATATTTTATCTGGTTTCCGCTGTAAATACAAAACAGTTTTTCAGAGTAAAGTCCAATCAATAAGCAGTTCGTTTATTTATGGATGTAAATATAATAAATTTTTAATAACTGTTAACCTATTATTAATATTTAGAAAAATTTTTTAAAAAAAATCACTTAAACATATCATGAATGAAGACAGTTGGGATATTTAATGTAAAATTTACATTCACTCCTTTCAGCTTTTTTCCGTTCAATTCAGCACCACCAATAGGGAAAGCATAACCTGCCGTTAAATCCAGCAACCCAAATAAAGTAACTCCCACTTTTGGCGCAACATATTTATTTGTTCCTTCTACACCCGCTAAAAAATAGTAGGAATGATAGAAATCAACATTTTTTTCAAAATTAAGTAAGACATCTGCCTGAAGTTTAGGCATTATTGCAAACTTTGAATGGGTAGTCCCCATCAATGCCGAGCCGCCAACCCTGTAGATCACATCATCATTTTTCAGGAAAAGTAATTTTCCACCTAGCTCTCCAAAGCTTTGATTTTGATAGGCATATCCTACATTAATCATTTTATGCATGGTATATTGTGCACTTGCATAACTGGACAGAAAGAAAACAGATACAACAGCTATTACCAATCGAAAATTCATCATCTCTTAATTATTTAAGGTGTAAAATTAAAAAAAACTGCCTTATCTAATGAAAGATAAAGCAGTATAAATATCTCAAAGAAAAAATTAAATCCCAAATGCGGTTTTAATCTCTTCTACTTTGTCTAATTTCTCCCAAGTGAAGAATTCCAGGTCTTTTACAGTAAGTTCGTTTTTATGACCCTTATTGAACGTTTTATCTGCAATATAATGATCCTTACCCATATGTCCATAAGAAGCCGTTTCCTGATAGATCGGATTTCTTAGCTTCAGGTTTTCTTCAATAGCGTATGGTCTTAAATCAAAAATGGCAGACACTTTTTTAGCAATCTCTCCATCATGGATATCTACTTTTGAAGTTCCGTAAGTATTAATATACAAACCACAAGGCTCTGCAACACCAATTGCATAAGACACCTGTACCAATACTTCATCTGCAACACCAGCAGCTACAAGGTTTTTAGCAATATGTCTTGTCGCATAGGCAGCACTTCTGTCAACTTTAGAAGGATCTTTTCCAGAGAAAGCACCACCTCCGTGAGCTCCTTTCCCTCCGTAAGTATCAACGATAATTTTTCTACCTGTCAAACCTGTATCCCCATGAGGTCCTCCAATTACAAACTTTCCTGTTGGGTTGATATGGTATTTGATCTGATCATTAAATAAAGCTTTGATCTCCTCTGTTTGCTGAGCAACTACCCTTGGGATCAGAATATTTTTGATATCCTGACGGATTTTACTCAACATTTCTTCTTCAGAAGCAAAATCGTCATGTTGTGTAGAAACAACAATTGAATCAATTCTTACCGGCTTATGATCATCCGAATATTCGATAGTAACCTGGCTTTTCGCATCAGGACGCAAATAAGCGATCTCTTTGTTTTCTCTTCTTACTGCAGAAAGCTCTTTAAGAATAGTATGTGCCAGATCTAATGCCAAAGGCATATAATTCGCCGTTTCATTAGTTGCATATCCAAACATCATTCCCTGGTCACCAGCACCTTGTGCATTAGCCTTACTTTCGAAAGTTTCATCTGCCACTTTTCGGTCAACACCCTGGTTAATATCCGGTGACTGCTCATGAATTGCAGAGATCACTCCACAAGAATCTCCATTGAACATATATTCACCTTTGGTATACCCTATACCATTGATAACCTCTCTGGCAATGGTCTGAACATCAAGATAAGCATCTGATTTAACTTCTCCGGCAAGCACAACCTGTCCAGTAGTAACAAGAGTTTCACAAGCTACTTTTGAAGTTTTGTCGTATGCTAAAAAATGATCAATTAAAGCGTCAGAAATCTGATCTGCAATTTTATCAGGATGCCCTTCTGAAACTGATTCAGATGTAAATAAATAAGACATATTATTCTTTGTTTTTTATTAAATTAAAAATGTGAGGAATAATGTGAATAATTGCATGGAAAGCTCAAAAAGAAATACTGTTTTAGCTTTTTTTTATAGAGGTTGCAATCAGGTCAAATTTTTCCTCGTTCGTAAACTTTCGCAAAGTTAAGGACTATTTTTTAATACCCAAAACTTTTAAGAAATAATTATAATTTTCTTTAAACTAGCAATTTATCAGGATTAAAGGATAAAAACTATTGCGGCTTTATGCTTACGAAATCTTTCGGGCTTTCATTATAATTCAGCCTTTCTTTTAAAGAAGATTGGATAGATGAAGACAATTCATCAATTATTTTCTGTTTGAATGTCGGCTTATAATAAATAATGC is a window from the Chryseobacterium sp. T16E-39 genome containing:
- a CDS encoding RNA polymerase sigma factor, yielding MKSKSDCVLISLYQKGDEGALSTLIHRHQRELFTFIFYKINDEDLANDVFQDTFMKIIVMLKEGRYNEEGKFILWAKRIAYNLIIDHFRLKSKNIKVSETTFETDEYSIFDLIREPSENIEDQLVTNQIQEDLLRMLQYLPQNQQEVIKLRFFDGLSFKEIADHTDMSINTTLGRVRYALINLRKIMEENNIILTR
- the metK gene encoding methionine adenosyltransferase, with amino-acid sequence MSYLFTSESVSEGHPDKIADQISDALIDHFLAYDKTSKVACETLVTTGQVVLAGEVKSDAYLDVQTIAREVINGIGYTKGEYMFNGDSCGVISAIHEQSPDINQGVDRKVADETFESKANAQGAGDQGMMFGYATNETANYMPLALDLAHTILKELSAVRRENKEIAYLRPDAKSQVTIEYSDDHKPVRIDSIVVSTQHDDFASEEEMLSKIRQDIKNILIPRVVAQQTEEIKALFNDQIKYHINPTGKFVIGGPHGDTGLTGRKIIVDTYGGKGAHGGGAFSGKDPSKVDRSAAYATRHIAKNLVAAGVADEVLVQVSYAIGVAEPCGLYINTYGTSKVDIHDGEIAKKVSAIFDLRPYAIEENLKLRNPIYQETASYGHMGKDHYIADKTFNKGHKNELTVKDLEFFTWEKLDKVEEIKTAFGI